Proteins found in one Phocoena sinus isolate mPhoSin1 chromosome 19, mPhoSin1.pri, whole genome shotgun sequence genomic segment:
- the TMEM160 gene encoding transmembrane protein 160 — protein sequence MGGGWWWARAARLARLRFRGALLPPPRPRSGGARGSFAPGHGPRAGASPPPVSELDRADAWLLRKAHETAFLSWFRNGLLASGIGVISFMQSDMGREAAYGFFLLGGLCVVWGGASYVVGLAALRGPMQLSLGGAAAGVGAVLAAGLLWACAVGLYMGQLELDVELVPEDDGTAAAEGPDEAGRPPPE from the exons ATGGGAGGTGGCTGGTGGTGGGCTCGGGCTGCCCGCCTTGCCCGACTCCGCTTCCGGGGGGCGCTGCTGCCGCCTCCGCGGCCCCGGAGCGGGGGTGCCCGGGGGTCCTTTGCTCCTGGCCACGGCCCCCGCGCTGGGGCTTCGCCGCCCCCAGTGTCCGAGCTGGACCGCGCAGACGCCTGGCTCCTCCGGAAGGCTCATGAGACAG ccttCCTCTCCTGGTTCCGCAATGGCCTCCTGGCATCAGGCATCGGGGTCATCTCCTTCATGCAGAGTGATATGGGTCGGGAGGCCGCCTACG GCTTCTTCTTGTTGGGCGGCCTGTGTGTGGTGTGGGGAGGCGCCTCCTATGTGGTGGGCCTGGCGGCGCTGCGAGGACCCATGCAGCTCTCGTTGGGGGGCGCGGCCGCAGGCGTGGGCGCCGTGCTGGCCGCCGGCCTGCTCTGGGCTTGTGCCGTCGGCCTCTACATGGGCCAGCTGGAGCTGGACGTGGAACTGGTGCCCGAAGACGACGGGACCGCCGCAGCGGAAGGGCCGGACGAGGCGGGCCGGCCGCCACCGGAGTGA